The following proteins come from a genomic window of Aquimarina sp. MAR_2010_214:
- a CDS encoding tyrosine-type recombinase/integrase, translating to MKKLKLESPSYRILLPSFTEWLDILGYAETTVYYLPNHLKEFFYWLECHGHTDIDTITAQLVKEYYQQLTQRANKTRYGGLSKSYLNKHQQALKKFREYLMQHDAKTPLRVHLKSESNPTEEKINILTQSEIKELFTTCSYSNKRKCIRIRDKAILTMFYSCGLRRNEAVHLDIKDILFDKERVYVRKGKNYKERFVPINKYNLRILEDYIYESRPEFTNHTESEALFINQFGTRLQGMSFANRLKAITTATENTKIIEKDITLHTLRHSIATHLLQKEVPLESIKHFLGHSSLESTQIYTHIVKTIENE from the coding sequence ATGAAAAAATTAAAGTTAGAAAGTCCTAGCTATAGGATACTATTGCCTTCATTTACCGAATGGTTAGACATCTTAGGATATGCAGAAACAACAGTGTATTACCTACCCAACCATCTAAAAGAGTTCTTCTATTGGTTAGAATGTCATGGGCATACTGATATAGATACCATCACAGCGCAATTAGTAAAAGAATATTACCAGCAGCTTACACAAAGAGCCAATAAAACTAGGTATGGTGGGCTTAGTAAATCCTATCTCAATAAACACCAGCAAGCATTAAAGAAATTTAGAGAGTACCTGATGCAACACGATGCCAAAACACCTTTAAGAGTACATCTTAAATCTGAAAGCAACCCTACAGAAGAAAAGATAAATATCCTAACCCAATCTGAAATCAAAGAACTCTTTACCACTTGCAGCTATAGTAATAAACGTAAATGTATTAGAATACGGGACAAAGCTATCCTAACCATGTTTTATAGTTGTGGGCTTAGAAGAAATGAAGCCGTACACCTTGATATTAAAGACATCCTTTTTGATAAAGAACGTGTATATGTTCGTAAAGGCAAGAATTACAAAGAAAGATTTGTGCCGATCAATAAATACAACCTACGGATATTAGAAGATTATATCTATGAATCTCGACCAGAGTTTACGAATCATACAGAAAGCGAAGCTTTATTTATAAACCAGTTTGGTACACGACTGCAAGGCATGTCTTTTGCCAATCGGTTAAAAGCTATAACAACAGCTACCGAGAATACAAAGATTATAGAAAAAGATATCACCCTGCATACGTTACGCCACTCTATTGCCACCCATTTATTACAAAAAGAAGTGCCACTCGAAAGTATCAAACACTTTTTAGGGCATAGCAGCTTAGAATCCACACAGATTTATACACATATCGTAAAAACCATAGAAAATGAATGA
- a CDS encoding tyrosine-type recombinase/integrase has protein sequence MNDYTTHLKKEGYAITTIKSNERQVTDFKKWCKRNHTTPIEIDYKTCLKYIKYLTRKGNSKRTINHKLGSLKNYFNYLISESYRLDNPIEDTNIKGVRRTLNHNLLEPEELEDLYYSYQTDTYQEEYHKYTSKRNKIIVGLLVYQGLDTKDLKNLKTEHLQLNKGKIYIPGTKKSNAREIELKPWQMMDFMEYIGEVRNKLLERLQTDTDQLFPSGDRFIIVNAIIKKVRKYNQKVQNGKQIRASVITNWLSQYNLRKTQYLAGHRYISSTERYLQDDLENLHEIVNNYHPIQ, from the coding sequence ATGAATGATTATACTACGCATTTAAAGAAAGAAGGATATGCAATAACTACCATCAAAAGTAATGAAAGACAAGTTACAGATTTTAAAAAATGGTGCAAACGAAATCATACTACACCCATAGAAATAGATTATAAAACCTGCTTAAAATACATCAAATATTTAACCAGAAAAGGCAATAGTAAAAGAACGATCAATCATAAATTAGGAAGCCTAAAAAATTACTTCAACTATCTGATAAGTGAATCCTACCGACTAGACAATCCAATAGAAGATACCAATATAAAAGGAGTAAGAAGGACACTCAATCATAACCTACTCGAACCCGAAGAATTAGAAGATTTATATTATAGTTACCAAACCGATACTTACCAAGAAGAATATCACAAATACACCTCAAAACGTAATAAAATCATCGTTGGATTACTCGTGTATCAAGGATTAGACACCAAAGACCTGAAAAACCTAAAAACAGAACATTTACAATTAAACAAAGGTAAAATCTATATCCCAGGAACGAAAAAGAGTAATGCCCGAGAAATCGAACTCAAACCGTGGCAGATGATGGATTTTATGGAATATATAGGGGAAGTTAGAAACAAATTATTAGAACGATTACAAACCGATACCGATCAACTCTTTCCCTCTGGAGATCGGTTTATCATTGTCAATGCCATTATAAAAAAGGTTAGAAAATATAATCAAAAAGTACAGAATGGTAAACAGATCAGAGCATCCGTAATCACCAATTGGTTAAGTCAGTACAATCTTAGAAAAACTCAATATCTGGCAGGACACCGTTACATCAGTTCTACAGAAAGATACTTGCAAGACGATCTTGAAAACCTACATGAAATTGTAAATAATTATCATCCAATACAGTAA